The genomic window AAAAGCTTATTATATCAAAAGAAAAGCTACAAATAACAAACTATTTACTAGTTGACACTAGACCTAACAAATTCTTTAGTGCATTATTATcaataaatgaaaaggagaaaaaaattaataatcatattcctttttcaataaatataccatatcattattttttaaatcaacattatgaaacatataaatatgtaacatTTAAAAACGAATTAGAGATAAAGAACATACTTGATAAATACGGTCTactaaatgaagaaaatgtaGTTATACTAACATGCAACAAGGGCATTAGTGCTTGCGTGCTGTTATATCTTTTGCATCTACTAAATAAACCACTGTCTAAATTAATATTCAACCAGGGCAGTTTCGTCGAATACGCACACTATAAATACAACATTAGGTAGAAACATTAGGTAGAACTAGCCGCTTTTTGTTTTCCTGTTTCGTTgtttattttccctttttaccATGTAAAAAACTTAAGATATTTGCACATcattaattatgtatttctttcttttcagTAGtcccattttttatgttcagCCCCACGTGGAGTATGCTATTTggctataaatatataaatataaatatatatatgtatatgtatatgtatgtgtgtatgtatatgtatatgtatatgcatatgttttcttttttgtttttccttttttttttttttttttttttttttgtatgcaTTTGAATTTCTTCCATTATCccccctttttttgtttagtGTACTGAGAAATAAACTTAATTAACACTTCTTCGAATTAAGCCTAGTTTATTCTTCAAACCACTTTTCAAGGAAAACAACAGTGTATATACAACACATTGtttcttataaatatattatatgagcATCCTAACTACTCCCTgcatttttttactattttaacAATCCCTTTcatgtatttaaatatgtgTGCATTTTTGAAACAATAGGAAgagaataatttaaactGCAAAAACATTTGCTTAGTCCTCAAATgatacaaattttaaaatatataatctctttttttcaaatggtcaaatatatgttcacataaaaaaagtgcatgcgcgtacatatgtatgtgtgtacattTGCCTTTGTATTGATCTGAGCATACGACTATAAGCTGGACCAAGCAAAATACGCAAGCATCGTTgatcaaaaatgaaaaagggtGGAAACAAAAACAAGGTTGAAAAGGGGAAAATCAACGATGTTGTTGAAAATTCGGAAAATACAAATAGTATGAACAACAACAATTTAACCAAAAAAAACACGAAGAGCAAAGGGAGCAAAAAACATAAGAACATATCGGAAAATaaagatgaagaaaaaaaaataaatgagttTGGTAATAGCAAAGaagaacataaaaaaattaaatgtgaAAAGggtaaatatgtaaaaaggaAAGATGGGGGGGGGTGTAATCAAACAGAAAATCATAGGGATTATCCCTTTACAAACAGTTATTctgaaaattatgaaaatcatgaaaattatgaaaatcacgaaaattatgaaaatcaTGAAAATCATGAAAATCacgaaaattatgaaaatcacgaaaattatgaaaatcaTGAAAATCAcgaaaattatgtaaatcaaaaaaatttggaaaatgatgaaatatctgagaattatgaaaaatatgaaaaatgcaaaacgaaaaataatAGACCGCCTAATACTAGTAAACCTGTCAACGTACCTAATGAcagtgaaaataaaaagagtttaaaaaaaagaaaatacaaaaaaaatgagcaaaaaggagaaaatgGAGGGGAAAAGGATGGAATAAATGATGAGTCAAAGGAAAGTATAAATGTCGGAGCTAAGGAATGTATAAATGTCGAAGTAGAGGAAGGTATAAATGTCGGAGTAGAGGGACCTAATGACAAGGTGCAAGAACAGCTAGACGATGATGTAaacgaaaagaaaataaaacaggAGAAGCATATgacaaagaaaaaacaaaaagtgtGTGATGATAAAAAGGGTAAAGACGCCAATGTAAggaaaaacaataaaaagcaagattataatacaaattttgAAAGTATAAACTCCGCtagcaataaaaataatatgctCTTACCAGAGATAATTCAAAATGAAGAAACATGCgaggaaaaaatagaacatATAAAAGTAGAGAAGGGGAAAAAAGAGGGGAATGTAAATAACTATAGTGACAAAgacaagaaaataaataaagctAATAAcgcgaaaaaaaaagtaaacgaaaataaaaaggaaaaacaaaatattcaaGAATTGGATCACCATGctaatgataaaaaagaaaaagtgaaaaaaaaaagtagcaATACTATGAGAAAAAAAGACAACATAAAAACGGATGACAGTTCTTTAAAGATAGAAAGTACTATTTATCCTGAACACGTCATAAAAGAAGAAGCAGACCATGAAAAAGtaggaaatgaaaaaatagaagaaattGTAGTCGACGAAAAAGCAGACGATGGAAATGCAGACGATGGAAATGCAGACGATGGAAATGCAGACGATGGAAATGCAGACGATGGAAATGCTGACGAAGGAAATACAGACAATGAAAATGCATACGACGAAAAACATGAAGACAAAAAccaagatgaaaaaaaacaagatgACGAAAAAGTAGACGACGAAGAAAAAGGACGAAATGGgaagaagataaaaaaaaaaatgaataagaaTGACGAATTAAACAAAGGAAAACAAGCTAAAGTTACCTTATGCGAGTCAgaagcaaaagaaaaaattttcaaatatatgaaaCAAACCAATAGACCGTATTCTGTTGTCAACGTATATGATAATCTACACGGCAGTATAAGCAAAAACTCTGTTCAAAAACTAATGGATGAACTAAGTGTGGAAAACAAACTTCAATGTAAAGAGTACGGAAAAGCAAAGGTTTACttaataaatcaaaaagaGTTCAAAAGCTTAAATATGGAAGAAATTAACAAGTTAAAAAAGGACATCGAAAGAATAAAAGAGGAAACAGAAATAGCCAAAAATGATTATaacaattttgttaaaaaaagaaaaaagcttATTCAAGATTTAgagttaattaaaaataccgataaatataaaaaatctcTTCAACAAATTGAAGAagagataaatatatatgaagagacaaataaaaattgtaaattaaCTGTGGAAGAAATTGAacttattaaaagaaaacacGGCTACTTACACTCTACCTGGCTTAAACGAAAAAGTTTATGTGTCGAAATAATTAAGTGTATAGCTAGCTTAACTGAAAAAGATACTCAGGGGGTCATATACCATTTGGGAATTGACGTAGATGAGGATGTCATTCCGTACgatttatacttttaatgtTTGTTTACCAGGTCAAGGGtcaaatttacaaatatgcatatatacatacatgtacctatatatatgcatatacatacgtgtacatacatatacgcatatacatatttatatataaatatgtatgtatccATATGATCCTTTTATGCTTTCCTTGAACACTCATGCTGCTCCtacttttaaaatgaatgttTTAAAACATTCCATTTTTTAAGACTGAGagaattttatgaaatatacaAGCACTGATAATAACACGActgtttataattaaaaaagtaaaggtAAATAAGAGCATGCTCAATTTAGATTGTACATCCTTCCTATGAATCCTTTGTATATGTTCTTCAAAGGCTACTTGCATAAGCAGCGGTACGAAAAGGTAGCATCCTTTAACTTACagtgtatacatacacaatAATGCTAAAGTTAATGAGACGTGTGCTAAAAAATTGCCTACAGTAATATCCTTCCCCCAATATATCCTTCACATGgatcattatttaatatttaaaaaaaaaaaaagaatcttcaaatatatttgaatgtGAAAGAAGCAACTAATTATGCGTATAAatgaaaagggaaaaaaaaaaaaaaaaaaaaaaaaaaagaacccTATCTGTTTTGTGTATACATGAATTCCCAGTAACagattaaatatatatttga from Plasmodium malariae genome assembly, chromosome: 13 includes these protein-coding regions:
- the PmUG01_13016500 gene encoding Tat binding protein 1(TBP-1)-interacting protein, putative, encoding MKKGGNKNKVEKGKINDVVENSENTNSMNNNNLTKKNTKSKGSKKHKNISENKDEEKKINEFGNSKEEHKKIKCEKGKYVKRKDGGGCNQTENHRDYPFTNSYSENYENHENYENHENYENHENHENHENYENHENYENHENHENYVNQKNLENDEISENYEKYEKCKTKNNRPPNTSKPVNVPNDSENKKSLKKRKYKKNEQKGENGGEKDGINDESKESINVGAKECINVEVEEGINVGVEGPNDKVQEQLDDDVNEKKIKQEKHMTKKKQKVCDDKKGKDANVRKNNKKQDYNTNFESINSASNKNNMLLPEIIQNEETCEEKIEHIKVEKGKKEGNVNNYSDKDKKINKANNAKKKVNENKKEKQNIQELDHHANDKKEKVKKKSSNTMRKKDNIKTDDSSLKIESTIYPEHVIKEEADHEKVGNEKIEEIVVDEKADDGNADDGNADDGNADDGNADDGNADEGNTDNENAYDEKHEDKNQDEKKQDDEKVDDEEKGRNGKKIKKKMNKNDELNKGKQAKVTLCESEAKEKIFKYMKQTNRPYSVVNVYDNLHGSISKNSVQKLMDELSVENKLQCKEYGKAKVYLINQKEFKSLNMEEINKLKKDIERIKEETEIAKNDYNNFVKKRKKLIQDLELIKNTDKYKKSLQQIEEEINIYEETNKNCKLTVEEIELIKRKHGYLHSTWLKRKSLCVEIIKCIASLTEKDTQGVIYHLGIDVDEDVIPYDLYF